The Argentina anserina chromosome 3, drPotAnse1.1, whole genome shotgun sequence genome includes a region encoding these proteins:
- the LOC126787632 gene encoding beta-1,6-galactosyltransferase GALT29A encodes MTKSSVTQNGHGQNPQSIKICRLLYFWPHFSTTPTNPLNDFFFIPPMKLSVRPLFSLLLLLVFAATLSCRTAVRHSLSVIDFEKKALLPPPPPKKPVFNVTLLRHAADDVGGAQAKKEAEQLLDGNFASLGRYRSFATWRRFNHHDVRARTSAGYPMVLRSPQFYRYWLEFRRLLGDWSRNRRFEPDVMLDLVGLVKNVIEGRNVSSVGGQEQKRYSSCAVVGNSGILLKSDHGGLIDSHEVVIRLNNAKIEGFESKVGRKTNISFVNSNILHLCARRSGCFCHPYGQNVPIIMYICQPVHFFDYTVCNASHKAPLLVTDLRFDVLSARIVKYYSLKRFGEETGRPYDEWGAVHDAAMFHYSSGMQAIMLALGICDKVSVFGFGKTESAKHHYHTNQKAELRLHDYEAEYAFYRDLVKRPQVIPFFSDKFKIPPVAIYQ; translated from the coding sequence ATGACAAAGTCCTCAGTAACCCAGAATGGTCATGGTCAGAACCCACAGAGCATCAAGATCTGCAGACTACTCTACTTCTGGCCACATTTCTCAACAACACCCACAAACCCTCTCAATGACTTCTTCTTCATCCCCCCAATGAAGCTCTCTGTCCGCCCACTCTTcagcctcctcctcctcctcgtctTCGCCGCCACTCTCAGCTGCCGCACCGCCGTCCGCCACAGTCTCAGCGTGATAGACTTCGAGAAGAAGGCTCTCcttcctcctccgccgccgaaGAAGCCGGTGTTCAACGTCACTCTGCTCAGACACGCCGCCGACGATGTGGGTGGAGCTCAGGCCAAGAAAGAGGCAGAGCAGCTTCTCGACGGCAACTTCGCTAGTCTTGGGAGGTACCGGAGCTTCGCCACGTGGAGGAGGTTTAATCACCATGACGTCAGGGCCAGGACGTCAGCTGGGTACCCGATGGTGCTCCGGTCGCCGCAGTTTTATCGGTACTGGTTGGAGTTCCGTAGGTTGTTGGGTGATTGGTCTAGGAACAGGAGGTTTGAGCCTGATGTCATGTTGGATTTGGTTGGACTTGTGAAAAATGTGATTGAGGGGAGGAATGTGAGCAGTGTGGGAGGTCAGGAACAGAAGCGGTACTCGTCGTGTGCCGTGGTTGGGAATAGTGGGATTTTGTTGAAGAGTGATCATGGTGGTTTGATTGATAGTCATGAGGTTGTTATTAGGTTGAATAATGCCAAGATTGAGGGATTTGAGAGCAAAGTTGGGAGGAAGACGAATATTTCGTTTGTAAATAGTAACATTTTGCATCTTTGTGCTAGGAGAAGTGGTTGTTTTTGCCACCCTTATGGACAGAATGTGCCTATTATTATGTACATTTGTCAGCCGGTGCATTTCTTCGATTACACTGTATGCAATGCGTCCCATAAAGCGCCTCTGCTTGTGACTGATCTTCGCTTTGATGTGTTGAGTGCGAGGATTGTGAAGTATTATTCGTTGAAACGGTTTGGGGAGGAGACGGGGAGGCCGTATGATGAATGGGGGGCTGTTCATGATGCTGCTATGTTCCATTACTCTTCTGGAATGCAAGCGATTATGCTTGCCTTAGGGATTTGTGACAAAGTTAGTGTATTTGGGTTTGGGAAGACAGAGTCAGCTAAGCACCATTACCATACAAATCAGAAGGCTGAGCTTCGGTTGCATGATTATGAGGCTGAGTATGCATTCTACCGTGATTTAGTGAAGAGACCACAGGTAATACCATTCTTTTCAGACAAGTTCAAGATTCCTCCTGTGGCTATATATCAATGA